A genome region from Triticum aestivum cultivar Chinese Spring chromosome 2B, IWGSC CS RefSeq v2.1, whole genome shotgun sequence includes the following:
- the LOC123041248 gene encoding probable receptor-like protein kinase At1g49730 isoform X1 — protein MGMDCLHQRLGRTRALPFVRRFKPSEIEAATSGFSTALETGGPRGTAYRARFADGLVATVRRAGGGDPDQAGQEGAFYRELQLLGRLNHRHVVRLRGFSEGHNRFLVFDQMENRSLKECLHDPLRTPLNWRTRLQVAIDVAAALEYLYYFCDPPVFHVTVTSNNVMMDADFVAKFQLSDVSVVGHDSSEGSHAEERIQQRRTELVFQYGVLLLELVTGQSPGGGDGELVRWVQEPGFAGSMQRMVDADLGGTYDAGELRDLVIVARLCTRPGSGTAVVSIPQVLRYLQGKVGDKNR, from the exons ATGGGCATGGACTGCCTCCACCAGCGGCTCGGCCGCACGC GTGCTCTGCCGTTCGTGAGGAGGTTCAAGCCGAGCGAGATCGAGGCGGCCACCAGCGGCTTCAGCACGGCCCTCGAGACCGGCGGGCCTCGCGGCACGGCGTACCGCGCCCGCTTCGCTGATGGCCTCGTCGCCACGGTGCGCCGTGCGGGCGGCGGCGACCCGGACCAGGCAGGGCAGGAGGGCGCCTTCTACCGGGAGCTGCAGCTGCTCGGCCGCCTCAACCACCGACACGTTGTCAGGCTCCGCGGCTTCTCAGAAGGACACAACAG GTTTCTGGTGTTTGATCAGATGGAGAACAGGAGCCTGAAAGAATGCCTCCACG ATCCTCTTAGGACGCCACTCAACTGGAGGACCCGGTTGCAGGTTGCCATAGATGTCGCAGCAGCCCTG GAGTATCTCTACTACTTCTGCGACCCTCCGGTGTTCCACGTGACGGTGACCTCCAACAACGTGATGATGGATGCTGATTTCGTCGCCAAG TTTCAGCTATCGGACGTCAGTGTCGTCGGTCACGACTCTTCCGAAGGATCCCACGCCGAAG AGCGAATTCAGCAGAGGCGGACGGAGCTGGTGTTCCAGTACGGCGTGTTGCTCCTGGAGCTCGTGACCGGACAGTCgcccgggggcggcgacggcgagctcgtgcGGTGGGTGCAGGAGCCAGGGTTCGCCGGATCCATGCAGAGGATGGTGGACGCGGATCTCGGGGGCACctacgacgccggcgagctccgggACCTCGTGATAGTCGCGAGGCTCTGCACTAGGCCTGGCAGCGGCACCGCCGTTGTCTCGATCCCACAGGTACTCCGCTACTTGCAGGGGAAGGTGGGTGACAAAAACAGATGA
- the LOC123041248 gene encoding probable receptor-like protein kinase At1g49730 isoform X2 has translation MGMDCLHQRLGRTRALPFVRRFKPSEIEAATSGFSTALETGGPRGTAYRARFADGLVATVRRAGGGDPDQAGQEGAFYRELQLLGRLNHRHVVRLRGFSEGHNRFLVFDQMENRSLKECLHDPLRTPLNWRTRLQVAIDVAAALEYLYYFCDPPVFHVTVTSNNVMMDADFVAKLSDVSVVGHDSSEGSHAEERIQQRRTELVFQYGVLLLELVTGQSPGGGDGELVRWVQEPGFAGSMQRMVDADLGGTYDAGELRDLVIVARLCTRPGSGTAVVSIPQVLRYLQGKVGDKNR, from the exons ATGGGCATGGACTGCCTCCACCAGCGGCTCGGCCGCACGC GTGCTCTGCCGTTCGTGAGGAGGTTCAAGCCGAGCGAGATCGAGGCGGCCACCAGCGGCTTCAGCACGGCCCTCGAGACCGGCGGGCCTCGCGGCACGGCGTACCGCGCCCGCTTCGCTGATGGCCTCGTCGCCACGGTGCGCCGTGCGGGCGGCGGCGACCCGGACCAGGCAGGGCAGGAGGGCGCCTTCTACCGGGAGCTGCAGCTGCTCGGCCGCCTCAACCACCGACACGTTGTCAGGCTCCGCGGCTTCTCAGAAGGACACAACAG GTTTCTGGTGTTTGATCAGATGGAGAACAGGAGCCTGAAAGAATGCCTCCACG ATCCTCTTAGGACGCCACTCAACTGGAGGACCCGGTTGCAGGTTGCCATAGATGTCGCAGCAGCCCTG GAGTATCTCTACTACTTCTGCGACCCTCCGGTGTTCCACGTGACGGTGACCTCCAACAACGTGATGATGGATGCTGATTTCGTCGCCAAG CTATCGGACGTCAGTGTCGTCGGTCACGACTCTTCCGAAGGATCCCACGCCGAAG AGCGAATTCAGCAGAGGCGGACGGAGCTGGTGTTCCAGTACGGCGTGTTGCTCCTGGAGCTCGTGACCGGACAGTCgcccgggggcggcgacggcgagctcgtgcGGTGGGTGCAGGAGCCAGGGTTCGCCGGATCCATGCAGAGGATGGTGGACGCGGATCTCGGGGGCACctacgacgccggcgagctccgggACCTCGTGATAGTCGCGAGGCTCTGCACTAGGCCTGGCAGCGGCACCGCCGTTGTCTCGATCCCACAGGTACTCCGCTACTTGCAGGGGAAGGTGGGTGACAAAAACAGATGA